Proteins from one Geomonas agri genomic window:
- the lon gene encoding endopeptidase La — translation MTENITINMPEIVPLYPLREIIAFPYMVFTIFLKQEDMPPFEEAVLFNNLVALVKLKQEPTGELHSALHEIGTLCKVVQINKLAGGGAKVVLEGVIRVRVLAIVQQTPVALSRLEPVREFAEKSMVSEALVGSLNALLKIALSYGRPLPDDVMKMIDFIDNPARLSDLVALYLNLPIDELQKLLETVDPLERLKKVYMHLTNEVQRLQIKGEVQAEVTKKVGKSQKEFLLREQMKQIQEELGEEDSRQGETNELRSKIESAKMPDDVRKIAEKEMRRLERINPASPEYTVSRTYLDYLTTIPWQTSTPDNKDINQAETVLNEDHYDLKKVKERILEYLAVRTLKDKMKGPILCFVGPPGVGKTSLGKSIARTLGRKFIRISLGGMRDEAEIRGHRRTYIGALPGRIIQEINRAGSNNPVFMLDEVDKIGADFRGDPASALLEVLDPEQNFSFTDHYLDVPFDLTNVMFITTANQLDPIPAPLKDRMEVITLSGYTDEEKLNIAKRYLIAREVEENGLAKMVPEFTDEAIYRITHDYTREAGVRNLQRNIASVCRKIAKEVAQEKPLRTLVDPETVAELLGPPRFFDEVASEKDRVGVATGLAWTESGGDIIFVEATKMKGKEDLILTGSLGEVMKESARAALSFVKANCTELGIEKKAFDDTTLHIHVPAGSIPKDGPSAGITMATTIVSLFSGRPARRDVAMTGEMSLTGRVLAIGGLKEKVLAARRAGVKKVLAPAKNKKDLEDIPENVKEELQFFFVEDIREVFAQALK, via the coding sequence ATGACAGAGAACATTACCATCAACATGCCGGAGATCGTCCCGCTGTATCCCCTGCGGGAGATCATTGCCTTCCCCTACATGGTCTTCACCATCTTCCTGAAACAGGAAGATATGCCCCCCTTTGAGGAGGCGGTGCTCTTCAACAACCTGGTGGCCCTGGTTAAGTTGAAACAGGAGCCGACCGGGGAGTTGCACTCGGCACTGCACGAGATCGGGACGCTGTGCAAGGTGGTGCAGATCAACAAACTCGCCGGCGGCGGCGCCAAGGTCGTCCTCGAAGGCGTGATCCGGGTCCGGGTATTGGCCATCGTGCAGCAGACCCCGGTGGCGCTGTCCCGCCTGGAACCGGTGCGCGAATTCGCCGAGAAGTCCATGGTCTCGGAGGCGCTGGTCGGCAGCCTGAATGCCCTCCTGAAAATCGCCCTCTCCTACGGCCGCCCCCTTCCCGACGACGTTATGAAGATGATCGACTTCATCGACAACCCCGCGCGTCTCTCCGACCTGGTGGCGCTCTACCTGAACCTCCCCATCGACGAACTGCAAAAGCTCCTGGAGACCGTCGACCCGCTTGAGCGGCTCAAGAAGGTCTACATGCACCTTACCAACGAGGTGCAGCGGCTGCAGATCAAGGGCGAGGTACAGGCCGAGGTCACCAAGAAGGTCGGCAAGAGCCAGAAGGAATTCCTGCTGCGCGAGCAGATGAAGCAGATCCAGGAGGAGTTGGGCGAGGAGGATTCGCGCCAGGGCGAGACCAACGAGCTCCGGAGCAAGATCGAGAGCGCCAAGATGCCCGACGACGTCCGCAAAATCGCCGAGAAGGAGATGAGGCGGTTGGAGAGGATCAACCCGGCGTCTCCCGAGTACACGGTCTCCCGCACCTACCTCGACTACCTGACCACCATCCCGTGGCAGACTAGCACCCCGGACAACAAGGATATCAACCAGGCCGAGACGGTTCTGAACGAGGACCACTACGACCTGAAGAAGGTGAAGGAGCGCATCCTCGAGTACCTGGCGGTGCGGACCCTGAAAGACAAGATGAAGGGACCGATCCTCTGCTTCGTCGGCCCTCCGGGGGTCGGCAAGACCAGCCTGGGCAAGTCCATCGCCCGCACCCTGGGACGGAAATTCATCCGCATCTCGCTGGGCGGCATGCGCGACGAGGCGGAGATACGCGGGCACCGGCGCACCTACATCGGTGCCCTCCCCGGCCGCATCATCCAGGAGATCAACCGCGCCGGCTCCAACAACCCGGTCTTCATGCTGGACGAGGTGGACAAGATCGGCGCCGACTTCCGCGGCGACCCGGCCAGCGCCCTGTTGGAGGTGCTGGACCCGGAGCAGAACTTCTCCTTTACCGACCATTACCTGGACGTCCCGTTCGACCTGACCAACGTGATGTTCATCACCACAGCCAACCAGCTCGACCCGATCCCGGCTCCGTTGAAGGACCGCATGGAGGTGATCACACTCTCCGGCTACACCGACGAGGAGAAGCTGAACATCGCCAAGAGGTACCTGATCGCCCGCGAGGTCGAGGAAAACGGGCTGGCCAAGATGGTGCCCGAGTTCACCGACGAGGCGATCTACCGGATCACCCACGACTACACCCGGGAGGCGGGGGTCAGGAACCTGCAGCGCAACATCGCCTCCGTCTGCCGCAAGATCGCCAAGGAGGTGGCTCAGGAGAAGCCGCTGCGGACCCTGGTCGATCCGGAAACCGTTGCCGAACTGCTAGGCCCGCCGCGGTTCTTTGACGAGGTGGCCTCCGAGAAGGACCGGGTTGGGGTCGCTACCGGCCTGGCCTGGACCGAGAGCGGCGGCGACATCATCTTCGTGGAAGCCACCAAGATGAAGGGGAAGGAAGACCTGATCCTGACCGGTTCGCTGGGCGAGGTGATGAAGGAATCCGCCCGCGCCGCCCTCTCCTTCGTCAAGGCGAACTGCACCGAACTGGGCATCGAGAAAAAGGCCTTTGACGACACCACGCTGCACATCCACGTCCCCGCCGGGAGCATTCCCAAGGACGGCCCATCCGCCGGGATCACCATGGCCACCACTATCGTGTCACTCTTCTCGGGACGCCCGGCACGCCGCGACGTCGCCATGACCGGCGAGATGAGCCTCACCGGACGGGTGCTCGCTATCGGCGGCCTCAAGGAAAAGGTCCTCGCCGCTCGCCGCGCCGGGGTGAAAAAGGTGCTGGCGCCGGCGAAGAACAAGAAGGACCTCGAAGACATCCCGGAAAACGTGAAAGAGGAGCTGCAGTTCTTCTTCGTGGAGGACATCCGCGAGGTGTTCGCCCAGGCCCTCAAGTAG